A single window of Haemorhous mexicanus isolate bHaeMex1 chromosome 28, bHaeMex1.pri, whole genome shotgun sequence DNA harbors:
- the PHOSPHO1 gene encoding phosphoethanolamine/phosphocholine phosphatase, translating into MRRCCQGVGLPCLFKGVGMSGPRPPRFLLVFDFDETIVDENSDDSVLRGRALPEPLRQSPGGSYNEHMQRVLAFLGEQGVRPAELRAVYENIPLSPGMAELFQLLSKHQELFELVLISDANTFGVEAKLRAAGARSLFRKVFSNPASFDRRGVLTLGPYHSHKCPQCPANMCKRKILGEYLAERAREDVEFQRVFYVGDGANDFCPAGTLTAADVAFPRKGYPMHRLIQESQEKQPGAFQAAVVPWESAVEVARYLQELLRAKC; encoded by the exons ATgaggaggtgctgccagggcGTGGGGCTGCCATGCCTGTTTAAG GGCGTGGGCATGTCCGGCCCTCGTCCGCCCCGCTTCCTGCTGGTGTTTGACTTCGACGAGACCATCGTGGACGAGAACAGCGACGACTCGGTgctgcggggccgggcgctgccggAGCCGCTGCGCCAGAGCCCCGGCGGCAGCTACAACGAGCACATGCAGCGCGTGCTGGCCTTCCTGGGCGAGCAGGGCGTGCGCCCCGCCGAGCTCCGGGCCGTCTACGAGAACATCCCGCTGTCCCCCGGCATGGCCGAGctcttccagctcctctccaaGCACCAGGAGCTCTTCGAGCTGGTGCTCATCTCCGACGCCAACACCTTCGGCGTCGAGGCCAAGCTGCGCGCGGCCGGCGCCCGCTCGCTCTTCCGCAAGGTCTTCAGCAACCCGGCCAGCTTCGACCGGCGCGGCGTGCTGACGCTGGGGCCCTACCACAGCCACAAGTGCCCGCAGTGCCCGGCCAACATGTGCAAGAGGAAGATCCTGGGCGAGTACCTGGCGGAGCGGGCGCGCGAGGACGTGGAGTTCCAGCGCGTCTTCTACGTGGGCGACGGCGCCAACGATTTCTGCCCCGCCGGGACTCTGACGGCGGCGGACGTGGCGTTCCCCAGGAAGGGCTACCCCATGCACAGGCTGATCCAGGAGAGCCAGGAGAAGCAGCCCGGGGCGTTCCAGGCCGCCGTGGTGCCCTGGGAGTCGGCGGTGGAGGTGGCGCGgtacctgcaggagctgctgcgcGCCAAGTGCTga